One segment of Streptomyces sp. NBC_00576 DNA contains the following:
- a CDS encoding MFS transporter, which translates to MWTYLSIAGFDHRTDAVRRLSSAQQPSGDHPSLFRKRSFVAGLAIVGAFFAAPSEFQLAFNLLLQLSLHWTSPHTSLTLIPWTLDSAVAVVLASAVLTQKLGRAALQLGLGIAVIGLLVMWWTIVHRGDSLAPWTLAPSLLLIGYGTDLAFVPIFDCVLGGASTEEVRTGAGMLNAAQQLSGTIGAAALGTVFFARRNHGGTRFSTTPAN; encoded by the coding sequence TTGTGGACCTACCTGTCGATAGCCGGGTTCGATCACCGCACTGACGCTGTTCGTCGTCTCTCATCGGCGCAGCAGCCATCCGGTGATCACCCCTCGCTGTTCCGCAAACGCAGCTTCGTCGCCGGTCTGGCCATTGTGGGCGCCTTCTTCGCAGCGCCGAGCGAATTCCAGCTGGCGTTCAACTTGCTGCTGCAGCTCAGCCTGCACTGGACTTCGCCGCACACCAGCCTCACCCTGATCCCCTGGACGCTCGACAGCGCCGTCGCCGTGGTGCTCGCCAGCGCTGTGCTCACCCAGAAACTCGGCCGCGCCGCCTTGCAACTCGGCCTCGGCATCGCCGTTATCGGCCTGCTCGTAATGTGGTGGACCATCGTCCACCGGGGCGACAGCCTCGCCCCCTGGACACTGGCCCCATCACTGCTGCTGATCGGATACGGCACCGACCTGGCCTTCGTCCCGATCTTCGACTGCGTCCTCGGAGGCGCATCCACCGAAGAGGTCCGCACCGGCGCAGGCATGCTCAACGCTGCCCAGCAGCTCTCCGGCACCATCGGCGCCGCCGCTCTCGGCACCGTGTTCTTCGCACGCCGCAACCACGGCGGAACTCGGTTTTCGACCACGCCGGCGAACTGA
- a CDS encoding TetR/AcrR family transcriptional regulator — MTETPDNASAAVIAERSDAARNRARLLEAAARLVAEQGAEHVTMREVAEAAGLGKGTLFRRFGDRDGLLLALLDETEAEFQEAYASGPPPLGPGAPAVDRLTAFGCALLGRIATDADLGAALGRQVPYARRAGSGSGQAFHRHVSTLLCDMGLDGDHDMLAHALLAFTSFEAADYLREELGAPTTRLQATWVDLIRRLAQPEGT, encoded by the coding sequence GTGACGGAGACACCGGACAACGCATCGGCCGCTGTCATCGCCGAGAGATCCGATGCCGCCCGTAACCGCGCCCGTTTACTGGAGGCGGCGGCACGACTGGTCGCCGAACAGGGAGCCGAACACGTGACGATGCGGGAGGTGGCCGAAGCAGCCGGCCTGGGAAAAGGCACCCTCTTTCGCCGGTTCGGCGACCGCGACGGCCTCCTGCTCGCCCTCCTCGACGAAACCGAAGCGGAGTTCCAGGAGGCGTATGCCTCAGGTCCTCCCCCGCTGGGACCAGGAGCACCTGCGGTGGACCGACTGACGGCGTTCGGCTGCGCCCTGCTCGGGCGCATCGCCACCGATGCGGACTTGGGCGCAGCGCTGGGACGCCAGGTGCCCTACGCCCGCCGCGCTGGCTCGGGCAGCGGCCAGGCCTTCCACCGCCACGTCTCAACTCTCCTGTGCGACATGGGACTTGATGGTGACCATGACATGCTCGCCCACGCCCTGCTCGCCTTCACCAGCTTCGAGGCGGCGGACTACCTGCGTGAGGAGCTCGGGGCGCCCACCACGCGCCTGCAGGCCACGTGGGTCGACCTCATACGGCGTTTGGCCCAACCCGAGGGAACATGA
- a CDS encoding IS3 family transposase encodes MAAPRKYSLELRERAVRMYRVSEPKPQIKKLAVDLGVHPEALRGWIRQAEADAGERDDRLTTDERAELAALRKEIHAGSGGIYGSPRVHAVLKREGVHVGRKRVERLMREADIAGISPRRGGFTRRDPKATLAPDLVERDFTAPAPNRLWATDLTMIATGEGPLWLSAIRDAFSRRVVAWETSARADADLVLTTLEYALASREVEPGKLIHHADHGCQYTSVKLTTRLLRAGVEASMGSVGDSYDNVLAENLWMIIKTECIRGRVFATRAEANLALFEYIDGFYNSRRIQKRLGYLSPIEFEEKHYADQATAERTNLKPRQPALTS; translated from the coding sequence ATGGCTGCGCCCAGAAAGTACTCGCTGGAGTTGCGTGAGCGTGCGGTGCGGATGTACCGCGTCTCCGAGCCGAAGCCGCAGATCAAGAAGCTCGCCGTCGACCTCGGTGTGCATCCGGAGGCTCTGCGCGGGTGGATCCGCCAGGCCGAGGCGGATGCCGGCGAGCGCGATGACCGGCTGACCACCGACGAGCGAGCGGAGCTCGCCGCGCTGCGCAAGGAGATCCACGCCGGCTCGGGCGGGATCTACGGCTCGCCACGCGTGCATGCCGTGCTCAAGCGCGAGGGCGTCCACGTGGGCCGCAAACGGGTCGAGCGCCTGATGCGCGAGGCCGACATTGCCGGGATCAGCCCACGCCGGGGCGGCTTCACGCGCCGCGATCCCAAGGCCACACTCGCCCCGGACCTGGTCGAGCGGGACTTCACCGCACCGGCGCCGAACCGGCTGTGGGCCACCGACCTCACCATGATCGCCACCGGTGAGGGGCCCTTGTGGCTGTCGGCGATCCGGGACGCGTTCTCCCGCCGGGTGGTCGCCTGGGAGACCTCTGCCCGCGCGGACGCCGACCTGGTCCTGACCACCCTCGAGTACGCACTCGCGAGCCGGGAAGTCGAACCGGGCAAGCTGATCCACCATGCGGATCACGGCTGTCAGTACACATCCGTGAAGCTCACAACTCGACTGTTGAGAGCGGGAGTTGAAGCATCAATGGGCTCGGTCGGGGACAGCTACGACAACGTTCTCGCGGAGAATCTGTGGATGATCATCAAGACGGAGTGCATCCGCGGCCGCGTCTTCGCCACCCGGGCCGAGGCGAATCTCGCGCTGTTCGAGTACATCGACGGCTTCTATAACTCCCGGCGCATCCAGAAGCGGCTCGGCTACCTCAGCCCGATCGAGTTCGAGGAGAAGCACTACGCCGACCAGGCAACGGCCGAACGAACGAACCTGAAACCCCGTCAACCCGCCCTGACCAGCTGA